The segment CGTCATCGGCGTGCGCCGCAGCAGCTATCAAAGCGACCAGGGCGCCAGCCATTACGACGTCAGCAAGACGACGCCGATGGCGTCATTGATCTACAAGGCCACGCCCGAGCTGTCGTTCTACGCGTCCACGGCGCGGGGGCTGGAAGAGGGCGAAACGGGTCCGACGGGCACCGCCAATCAGGGCGTCAAGATGGCGCCCGGCGTGAGCAAACAGAAAGAGCTGGGCGCGCGCTGGCTGACGCCTGGCGGCACCTTGCTCTCCGCCGCCTTGTTCGACATCACGCGCCCGGGCTACTACACGAATGCCAGCAATGTATTCACGTCGGACGGCGAACAGCGCTATCGTGGCCTGGAACTGTCGACCCAGGGCAAGCTGACGCGCCAGTTGTCGTGGCAGACGTCGGCCCAGTTCCTCGATCCCAGCTTTGCGCACATCAACGCCGACTACAACGGCAAGGCGCCGGAAAACGCATCGAAACGCACGGCCAGCGCCTTCCTCGCTTATGCGTTTGACGCCGTGCCGGGCCTGTCCGTCAACGGCGGCGCATATTACTACAGCGCCCGTCCCGTCAACGACCTGAACCAGGCCTTCCTCGGCGGCGTCAGCCTGTTCAGCGCGGGCGCCCGCTATGCGAGCCGCGTCATGGACAAGGCCGTCGTGTGGCAGTTGAACGTGGAAAACGCCGCCGACAAACGCTACTGGGCCGGCGCCGGCACGCGCCTGGCGTCCGGTGCGCCGCGCGCCATCAAGCTGTCGATGAAGGTGGATTTGTAAGAATGGTTTGACCTGCGCGCTGTCCACAGAGTGACCTGCGCTGATACAATGTTGCCATGTTCATCAGCAAAGGCAAGGCCGGCATCGTCCTGTGGATCGCGTGTATCGCCATCTTCCTGGCCGCGCTCGCCCCTACGGTATCGCGCGCGCTGACGGTGGCCAGCGGCCAGGCCGTGCCCAGCCTGGAGATCTGCTCGGTGGCGGGCGGCATGAACATGCTGCCCGCGACACTGTCGACGGACGCGCCCGATACCTCGAAGGGCGGCATGCGCATGGGCGATTGCCCCTGCTGCAGCATGCATGCGGCCACCCTGGACGTGCCGCCCACGACTCTCGTGCTTGCTTCCGGCGAGCTCATCACGGGCTTGCTGCCCACGCTGTTCTACCAATCCGCCACGCCGCTGTTCGCCTGGACGCCCGTCCAGCCCCGCGGACCGCCTGCCGCTTTCTGATCTGTCCTTTTCCTGAACTGCCTTGCGCCGCGCGTGTCGTGCGCTTGCGTCTGTTCGTCTTGCCTATACAGAATCTGAAAGCAGCACCATGAAACATTTTCCTTTATTGATTTCCCTTGCCATCGCCATGCCCGCCGTGGCGCAAACGCGCACCGAAGAGGTCCTGCCTGAAATGAAAGTCATCGTCACGGCCATAGGCGACGGCTACCGTCCGGCCGCCGACACGGCGCTCATGTTGTCGAGCACGCCCGGCTACAGCGTGGCGGCCGGCGGCGGCGTGTCCGGCTTGCCGGTAGTGAATGGCTTTGCCGATGACCGCATCAAGATCCGCATCGACGGCATGGAACTGACGTCGGCCTGCGCCAACCACATGAATGCGCCGCTGTCCTACATCGACCCGCAGCAAGTGCAGCGCATCCGCCTGATCGCGGGCGTGACACCCGTCAGCGCGGGCGGCGACAGCATCGGCGGCACCATCGAAGTGCAGTCGAACGCGCCCGTGTTTGCCCAGCCCGGCGCGCCGCTGCTGACGCAAGGCAGCTTTGCCGTATCGGGACGCAGCGTCAACAACAGCGTGGCGACCAGCGTGAATGCGTCGGCCGCCAGCGACAGCCTGAGCGTCGGCTACAGCGGCGCCTACACGCGCGGCCACAGCTATGAAGATGGCCATGGCAACAAAGTGCTGGCCAGCATGCTTGAAAGCATCAACCAGTCCATCGTGCTGGCGGCGAAACGCGATGGCCAGCAGCTGACCCTGCGCGCCGGCGTGCAGCACATCCCGTACCAGGGTTTCCCGAACCAGTACATGGACATGACGGACAACCACGGCCAGTTCGCCAACCTGGCCTACCAGGGCACATTTGCCTGGGGCGTGCTGGACGCGCGCGCCTACTGGCAGCAGACGGACCATGAAATGGGCTTTTTTACCCCCGAGCGCAAGGGCACGATGCCGATGATCACGCACGGGCGCAACACGGGTTACGCGCTGATGGCCAGCTTGCCAATGGCTGCGGGCGAGTTGCGCCTGGGCCAGGAGTGGCACGGCTTCCGCCTTGACGATTACTGGCCGGCCGTGCCCGGTTCCATGATGATGGGACCGCGCACCTATCTGAACATCAACGACGGCAAGCGCGACCGCACCGTGCTGTTCGGCGAACTGGAAACGCGCCACGATGCGCGCTGGACGAGCGTGCTGGGCGTGCGCGGCGAATCCGTGCGCATGGACACGGGCGATGTGCAATCGTACGGCACCAATATGATGAACATGCCGGACGTGATGGCCGCCAGGGCCTTCAATGCGCGCAGCCGCAGCCAGCGCGACACGAATATCGATGCTTCGGCGCAAACCACCTTCACGCCAGACGCGGCCAGCAGCTATGAATTCGCGCTGGCGCGCAAGGTGCGCTCGCCCAACCTGTACGAGCGCTACTCGTGGGGCCGGGGCTCGATGGCGATGACCATGACCAACTGGTTTGGCGATGGCAATGGCTATGTGGGCGATATCGACCTCAAGCCCGAGACGGCTACCACGGCGGCGTTCACGGCCGACTGGCATGGCGGCGGCGAGGAGAGCTGGTTCCTGCGCGTCAACCCCTATTACAGCAAGGTCGACAATTACATCGACGTCGACGTGCTGGCGTCTTTCCACCCGTATATGAAAATGGGCGCGAATGGCAATCTGCTGCGCTTTGCCAACCACGACGCCAGGCTGTACGGCGCGAATCTGGCGTGGCAGCTGCCGTTGACGCGCAGCGCGCGCTGGGGCAGCTTCATGGCGACGGGCAACGCCGCATACACACGGGGCAAGCGCAGCGATGGCGGCGACCTGTACCGCATGATGCCATTCAATGCCTTGCTGGCCGTCGAGCACAAGCTGGGTGCCTGGAGCAACCGCATCGAAACGAAGATCGTGGCCCGCAAGGACAAGGTCGACGCGCGCCGCTTCGAACCGGAAACAGGCGGCTACGCGCTCGTCAACCTGCGCAGCAGCGTAGCGCTGGGCAAGATGGCCAGCCTGAGCGCGGGAGTGAGCAACCTGTTCAACCGCGCGTATGCGGATCCGCTGGGCGGCGTGTATTTGTCGGGCTTGAAGGCAAACGGCGGGGCGTTGCAAGCCTTGCCGGCCGAGGGCAGGTCGATTGATCTGGGACTGCAGCTCAAGTTCTAAAGCGGAAATAACGCGCCTTCGTCCTGCTCATCAAACGGAGGACGGGGCGTGTTATCGGGAATGAAAGTAATGGATGGACTTTCCATGAGTTTAATCATGGGCTATCAACAACCGCCATCCGCAAAAAGAAAAATGAGAAGATCCACATGCCTTGCCGCCATGCTGTTTAGTCTTTGCTCCATCGTCTCGGCCCAGGACGTCCTGCTTGCCGGACACGTGCAGCGGGTCGTGTTGCAACCGTCAGGCACCGAGCCTTGCCCTCCGCCTTGTCCGCCCGCCTTACCAGCCGTTGCCGGCAAGCCGCAGGCGGTCTGCATATCGAACACCGGCGGCTGCCAGATGATGGAGGTCAAAGTGGACCACGTCTATCGCGGCGTGGTGCAGTCGCAGACACGCCAATTCTCGTCGCGCATCGGTGAATTTGGCCCCAGTTTCCCCGTGAGCGAGAAACAAATCGTGGTCAACGAAGAAGGCGGCAAGGTCTCCTGGTCATTTGTAGACAATCGGAATGGGAAGATTTTCATCGATCCGAAACGCCTGCGCAGTGTCGCTGGCGTTGCCTCCGCCACGCAAGACGATGGCGAATG is part of the Janthinobacterium sp. 67 genome and harbors:
- a CDS encoding DUF2946 domain-containing protein; translation: MFISKGKAGIVLWIACIAIFLAALAPTVSRALTVASGQAVPSLEICSVAGGMNMLPATLSTDAPDTSKGGMRMGDCPCCSMHAATLDVPPTTLVLASGELITGLLPTLFYQSATPLFAWTPVQPRGPPAAF
- a CDS encoding TonB-dependent receptor, which encodes MKHFPLLISLAIAMPAVAQTRTEEVLPEMKVIVTAIGDGYRPAADTALMLSSTPGYSVAAGGGVSGLPVVNGFADDRIKIRIDGMELTSACANHMNAPLSYIDPQQVQRIRLIAGVTPVSAGGDSIGGTIEVQSNAPVFAQPGAPLLTQGSFAVSGRSVNNSVATSVNASAASDSLSVGYSGAYTRGHSYEDGHGNKVLASMLESINQSIVLAAKRDGQQLTLRAGVQHIPYQGFPNQYMDMTDNHGQFANLAYQGTFAWGVLDARAYWQQTDHEMGFFTPERKGTMPMITHGRNTGYALMASLPMAAGELRLGQEWHGFRLDDYWPAVPGSMMMGPRTYLNINDGKRDRTVLFGELETRHDARWTSVLGVRGESVRMDTGDVQSYGTNMMNMPDVMAARAFNARSRSQRDTNIDASAQTTFTPDAASSYEFALARKVRSPNLYERYSWGRGSMAMTMTNWFGDGNGYVGDIDLKPETATTAAFTADWHGGGEESWFLRVNPYYSKVDNYIDVDVLASFHPYMKMGANGNLLRFANHDARLYGANLAWQLPLTRSARWGSFMATGNAAYTRGKRSDGGDLYRMMPFNALLAVEHKLGAWSNRIETKIVARKDKVDARRFEPETGGYALVNLRSSVALGKMASLSAGVSNLFNRAYADPLGGVYLSGLKANGGALQALPAEGRSIDLGLQLKF